Below is a genomic region from Candidatus Binatia bacterium.
GCTCGCTAGGCGGATGATCGTCGCTCGCGTCGTCGTCGACTTCGCGAGCCCGCGGTAGGTGTACGCATGGGAGAAAATGACCGTGCCGCCCTTCGACACGGCCAGCTCCGCGTTGGGCACGGCGTTCTGCTCCATGAACGCCGCGACGAGTTGATCGATCCGTGGGTCGCGTCCGATTCCGCGAACGGCGATCTTCTGCTGCGCGTCCGCGTAGCCGGCGCCGTCGGTCGGGGGTGCGGCGGCGAAGGGTAGGCCGCCGCCGCCCCGTTGGCCGCACGCGACGACGCAAGCCATGATCCCCCCGAACAGAGCACCGCGAACGTTCACGACGGCCACGGCTCCAGCGTACCACGCTCCGCGCCTGCAAGCTTAAACGATTGTAAAATGCGGGTGCGTGGCCCGAATTCCGCGTAATTCTCACGGGCACGCCGATGCCGAACACCCCGCCGACCAACGGCGCCGCCGGCGAGCGGCGCGTCTTCTACTTCGGGCCCTTCACGCTCGACGTAGGACAGCGCTGCCTGTTCCGGCGCGGCACTCCCGTGCGCGTCACGAGCAAGGCGCTTGGGTTGCTGCACTTGCTGGTTTGCAACGCGGGCGCGTGCCTGAGCGTCGACGACATCATGGCTGAGGTTTGGGACGACAGAGAGGACGTGACGGACGCGACACTGCGGCAACACATCCTGATGCTGCGGCACGTGCTCGAAGATAATCTGGCCGACCGCTACATCGTGACCGATTACGGGCGGGGATACCGTTTCATCGGCGAGGTGACCGAGCGGCCGCCCCCGTTCATGGCGAGTCTCGTCGAGCAGTATTGCGCGGCGGGCGCGGAGTTTCGCGCCGGCGCGAGCCCGGCGGCCATGCTCGCGTCGCTGAACCTCTACGAGCGCGCGCTGACGATCGACAGCGCGAACGCGCAGGCGCTCGCGGGCTCGGCGCTGACGCACATCCTGATCGCCGACTTCCAATACGAGCGACCCAAGGATCAGCTGGAGCTGGCGAAGGCGCAGGCCGAAGCGGCGCTACGAGCGTCGCCCGAATGCGCCGAGGCGCTGGTCGTGCTGTCGAAGGTCGCGCTCGACTACTCGTGGGACTTCGCCAACGCACACGCTTTCGCGCAGCGCGCGTTCGCCCTCGACCCGAGCGATCGCATCGCGGCGTTCATGCGCGCGTGGATCCCGCTGCTCTCGGGCAATTTCGACGAGGCGCGCGCTCTGTTCGATGCGCTGCCCGAAGAGGTCGTCAGTTTGAACGTCATACGCACCGGCCACGCCATCACCATCCTGTTCTCAGGCGACTACGAGCAGGCCGCAGCGGAGCTCGACGCGGTCTGCAACCGTTGGCCCGACTACTGGTTCGCGCGGACGTTCCTCGGCCTCGCGCTGCTGATGCTCGGGAACTCATCGCGGGCACTCGCGCTCTTCGACGAGGTGCGGCTGTCGGCGTACGATCCGCTCGTCGTGCGGCAGATGAACGCGCGTTATTTCGCGGAGGGATATGCGCTCTACACGCGGTTTCGCATCGGCGAGACGGCCGAGGCCGAAAAGACGCTCGCGCGTCTGACGCGGCTGGAGGAATCGGAGTTCGTGCCGGCCATGTGCTTCGCGCTGGCCGAGCTCGGGCGAGAGAACCGCGCCGCGGCTCTGCGGTGCATCGAGATCGCCGGCGAGAACCGCGAGTGCTGGTATACGCATCTCGGCGTCGAGCCGTTGGTCAAAGAGCTACGGCTGGATCCCGCGACGCTGTTCGCGAACCGCTAGGCGTTGCGGCAGGAGCGCACGGGATGCGGCTGGACTGCGTGCTCCCAGAGGCGCTTCGTCCAGCAGTCGCCGAGCAGCGAGCAGTAGCACAAAGTGAGGTCCACGCGCCGGATGGAAGCCATCACGCGGCGCGTCAGAAATTTTCCCTCGACCCGCAGCATCTGCAGCTTCTGCCCAGCCGGAACGACGTCGCCGGGCAGGATCGTGCTTGCGGTCATGTTGCTCGTGCCGTGCTGGCCGGATTTGCGCTCGTCCGCGCGCGACTCGGCCTGCTCCGCCTCGATTGCGGCCGAGATCGCCGGCTGCGACGTCGGCGTGCCGGGGCGCTGCACGACCTTGCCGTCGCGCGTGATCACCGAATCCAGGATCAGCGCCGGCCCGATGCCTGCGTTGTCCACGTCGAGCTCGAAGTAGCGGTCCTGCGACGACGTCGTGATGAACGAGATATACGGCCACACCGTCGCGCTGAACTGCTTGCGAATCACGTAGGTCTGATACGCCGACGACGCCGCCGCGATGCCGCTGATCAGCAGCGCCAGCAGCGCGACTAAGAGATCGAATCGAAACCGCCTCTCATCCACCCATCAGGGGTTCAATGTTCGACCAGACTCATCATCTCCGGAGTGTAGCGCGCGCCGGCGGTCTGTTCGTGGAGACCCTCGAGCGCGGCGAGCTGGTCGGGCGTGAGGTGCACGTCGAGCGCGCCAACGTTCTCCTCGAGGTAGCGGCGCCGTTTCGTGCCGGGGATCGGCACGACGTCGCTGCCGCGCGACAGCACCCACGCGAGCGCGACCTGCGCGGGCGTGGCGTTGCACTGCTCCGCGACCGCGCGGACGGCGTCGACGATGCGCTGGTTGGCCTGTGCGGCCTCTTTCGAGAAGCGCGGGTTAGTGCGGCGGAAGTCGTTCTCGCCCAGCGTCTCGACGTTCACGGCGCCGGTGAGGAAACCGCGACCGAGCGGGCTGTAGGGCACGAAGCCGATGCCGAGCTCGCGCACCGTAGGGAGCACGTACGTCTCGACGCGGCGCTCCCAGAGCGAATACTCGCTCTGCAGCGCGCTGATGGGATGCACGGCGTTGGCCCGCCGCAGCGTCTCCGGCGAGACCTCGGAGAGGCCGCGGTAGCGCACCTTGCCCTCGTCGATCAGCTCCTTCATCGCGCCGATCGTCTCTTCGATCGGCACTGACGGATCGCGGCGATGCTGGTAGTAGAGATCGATCGCGTCGATGCCGAGCCGCGCGAGCGACTCGTTGGCGACGCGCTTAGCGTTCTCGGGCGTGCCGTCGACGCCGCGGACGCCGTTGTCGAACTTGAACCCGAACTTCGTCGCAATCACGACGCCGTCTCTGCGGCCTCGCAGCGCGCGCCCGACGAGCTGCTCGTTGGTATACGGACCGTAGACTTCGGCCGTATCGAAGAAGTTGATGCCGAGCTCGAGCGCGCGATGGATCGTCGCGATCGCCTCGGTTTCGTCGGCCGTCCCGTACGCGA
It encodes:
- a CDS encoding winged helix-turn-helix domain-containing protein → MPNTPPTNGAAGERRVFYFGPFTLDVGQRCLFRRGTPVRVTSKALGLLHLLVCNAGACLSVDDIMAEVWDDREDVTDATLRQHILMLRHVLEDNLADRYIVTDYGRGYRFIGEVTERPPPFMASLVEQYCAAGAEFRAGASPAAMLASLNLYERALTIDSANAQALAGSALTHILIADFQYERPKDQLELAKAQAEAALRASPECAEALVVLSKVALDYSWDFANAHAFAQRAFALDPSDRIAAFMRAWIPLLSGNFDEARALFDALPEEVVSLNVIRTGHAITILFSGDYEQAAAELDAVCNRWPDYWFARTFLGLALLMLGNSSRALALFDEVRLSAYDPLVVRQMNARYFAEGYALYTRFRIGETAEAEKTLARLTRLEESEFVPAMCFALAELGRENRAAALRCIEIAGENRECWYTHLGVEPLVKELRLDPATLFANR
- a CDS encoding aldo/keto reductase — its product is MEQRKLGTQGLTVSAMGLGCMGMTFAYGTADETEAIATIHRALELGINFFDTAEVYGPYTNEQLVGRALRGRRDGVVIATKFGFKFDNGVRGVDGTPENAKRVANESLARLGIDAIDLYYQHRRDPSVPIEETIGAMKELIDEGKVRYRGLSEVSPETLRRANAVHPISALQSEYSLWERRVETYVLPTVRELGIGFVPYSPLGRGFLTGAVNVETLGENDFRRTNPRFSKEAAQANQRIVDAVRAVAEQCNATPAQVALAWVLSRGSDVVPIPGTKRRRYLEENVGALDVHLTPDQLAALEGLHEQTAGARYTPEMMSLVEH